CACGTCTGGCAGGCCCAGGTCCATTCCCGCGTCGCCGGGACCGGCTGCCCGCAGTGCGCCGGGTACGTGCCCCGTGGCCGGACCACGCTCAGCGAGCACTCGCCCGACTTGGTAGCAGAGTGGCACCCGCGCAACGATGCTTCACCGGACCAGTTCGGGCCCGGCTCACAGCGCAAGGTCTGGTGGCGCTGTCCGGTCGGGCACGAGTACCAAGCGCGAATATCCAACCGCAGCCGCGGCACCGGCTGCCCGGCCTGCGCGAGGGCCGGCCGCGATGCACCGGCCAGGCGTCTGGCCGACATGCCCGAGCTGTTCGCACAGGTGGACCCCGACACCGCACCGGCCGATGTAGCGGAACTGCTGGTCAACTCCCGCGTACGGCTGGGATGGCGCTGTTCCCGGGGCCACCGCTGGGAGGCGAAGGTGAGCCACCGGGCCGTCGCCGGGTCGGGCTGCCCGGCCTGCGCCCGGAGGAAGCGTGCTCCCGCTCTTGCCGAGGCGCGGCCGGATCTGGCGGCGCAGTGGCACCCCGCGCGCAACGACGGGCTGACGGCCGAAGCTGTCACCGCCGGTTCGCATCGCCTGGTCTGGTGGAAGTGCAGCGTGTGCGCCGGCGAGTTCCGGGCCAAGGTGTTCCACCGCGTCCGTGGCGTGGCCGCGTGCCCCTTCTGCTCCGGCCGGGTGCGCTACCAGGCGCTGTCGAGCGAGAGCCCCGGGCTCGCGGCGCTGTGGCACCCGTCCCTGAACGGCGCCCTCACCCCGGCGGAGGTGACCGCGGGGGCCAACGTGCCGGTCCGGTGGCTGTGCCCCGCCGGACACGAATCTTGGTCCGCCCAGGTGGTGCACGTGTTCATGGGCAGGCAGGGCTGCCCACGCTGCCGGAAGCGGACCAGTGTCTCCCGGCAGGAGACGGAACTGTTCGCCGAACTGCAGCTTGTTCTCACAGGCGGAGAGCAGCAGTACCCGTTGCAGACGCCGCATGGCCGCTACCGGCTCGACATGCTCTTCCCCACGGACCACGACCATGCCGTGGTGGTGGAGTTCGACGGCTCGTACTGGCACCGCGACGCTGAGGAACGCGATCGGCTCAAGGCGGAGGCCGTAGAACACCACCGGCCCGGCTGGATGGTGGTGCGGGTGCGTGAGGAACCGCTGGCACCGACCCGGCATCGCGACGTGGTCGTGCCGTACCTGGCTGACCCGTTCACGGCCGCCAGCATCGTTGTCGAGCACCTGATGCCGCTGATGTCGTGGCCCGACGACACCCGTCAGCGTGCGCGCGCCTATCTCAAGGGCGGGCGCCGTCTGGGAGCTGCACTGGCCCAGCGTCTGATCAACGAGCGACAGCCCGCTGCTTCACCGGCCGATGACCGGCCCGCGCCCCAACCTCTCACGGAAACACGCTCGTAGAGGCGCCGGGCGAACGTCCCAGGAGCGCACGGAAGAAGTCGGCAACCAGAGGGTGAGCCCGCGTGCGGTCGCGTAGTTCGTCGTGGCCGAACCGGATCACCTCGTATCCGCGGAATTTCAGATCGCGGTCGCCGGCCATGGTGGCTGCGTACTTTGCGCTGTCGGGCTTGGATCCTCCGTTGCGGGTGTAATGCTGCATGCCGTCGACCTCCAGAACGACTCGCCGGTTTCCGGGCAACAGCATGAGAAAGTCCATGCGGAGGTTCTGCTGGGCCCGTTCACCGCGCTCTCGGATGGTCTTTGGGTCGCAGTGCACCCATATCTCCGGGAGGAGAGCGGGCACCTCGTGCAGCTGGCTCTTGTAGATGTGGTGGTAGAGCCAGAACAGGTTTTTCTGCCCCTCGGACTGGCGGGGCAGGAAAGACTCCATTCGGCTGTAGAGGGCCAGGGCCGCCTCTTCTGCGTCATCGGCGTCGCGGGTCTCCTGCCACCAGGACAGCAAGTCGCTCCAGAGCAGGCCGTCCTTCCCACCGGACGGTCATAGACCAGGATCTTGTCCTCTTGTTCCGCGATCTCGATGTCGTTGTCGAGAGCGCTGGTGAAGCGGATGTCCGGCTTGCCCAGAGTGGCGAAGATGAGGTTGCGCGGTCGACGGGCGGTGCCGCGCCCAAGCGGGAGTAGATGGAACTGTGGGTAGCCGTCCACCTCGCCGTCCTGGCGCAGTTGCGCGCCCACGGGCTGGAGATGATGGTTGACGAATTCGGCGAAACGACGCTGTGCCTGCTCGTCGGGAAGGACCGTTGGGGAGGTGAGGCCCTCCAGGAAGCGTCCGAAGCGAGGGGGCGGGGCTTCGAATGCTTTGAGCTGCTCGAAGAGATGCTCGGTCGACCAGTCGCCTGGGAACCGGATCACGTGTCGCTGGATGTCATCGCTCAGGGTGCCAAGGTGTGGCCCCCATATGTTGAACTCGTCTTCACCCAGGTCCCACAGCTGTCCCAGCAGGGCAAGGAATCGGTCCGGGTAGGCGAGATGGTCGGTGAGATCGAATTCCTTGGCCAGCTCGCGGCGCGTGCGGCCTGGAATCTCCACGTGGTCGCGCCCGAGCCACACGGCGTCCTGCAGGTCTCTCGTCTCGATGGACGGAAG
This Streptomyces sp. NBC_00376 DNA region includes the following protein-coding sequences:
- a CDS encoding zinc-ribbon domain-containing protein; this translates as MTRRTRFLVNEHPAIAAQWHPELNADLDLAQIGPGSHKAVFWRCDDGHVWQAQVHSRVAGTGCPQCAGYVPRGRTTLSEHSPDLVAEWHPRNDASPDQFGPGSQRKVWWRCPVGHEYQARISNRSRGTGCPACARAGRDAPARRLADMPELFAQVDPDTAPADVAELLVNSRVRLGWRCSRGHRWEAKVSHRAVAGSGCPACARRKRAPALAEARPDLAAQWHPARNDGLTAEAVTAGSHRLVWWKCSVCAGEFRAKVFHRVRGVAACPFCSGRVRYQALSSESPGLAALWHPSLNGALTPAEVTAGANVPVRWLCPAGHESWSAQVVHVFMGRQGCPRCRKRTSVSRQETELFAELQLVLTGGEQQYPLQTPHGRYRLDMLFPTDHDHAVVVEFDGSYWHRDAEERDRLKAEAVEHHRPGWMVVRVREEPLAPTRHRDVVVPYLADPFTAASIVVEHLMPLMSWPDDTRQRARAYLKGGRRLGAALAQRLINERQPAASPADDRPAPQPLTETRS